In the genome of Calditrichota bacterium, one region contains:
- a CDS encoding ATP-binding cassette domain-containing protein yields the protein MIDIRNLTKVYGPQRAVDDISFSVKRGEIIGFLGPNGAGKSTTMKIVTCYMPPTDGSVAVDGLDVQQHSMEVRRKIGYLPELNPLYGEMNVLDFLRYISALREIAPDRRSSRIGEMVDLCGLSEVIHKDIHELSKGYRQRVGLAQAMIHDPELLILDEPTIGLDPNQVVDIRNLIKTLGREKTVVLSTHILSEVQATCDRAVIINRGRIVADNSIAELQRDLMGRKTIIVELLDATGEAGPRFEAVNGVEEVREVFPDGAAGRTFRLTVRGDVDPRADLFNLSVSSGWKLIGLAVESRSLEDVFHQLTKAA from the coding sequence ATGATCGACATTCGGAACCTGACTAAAGTCTATGGCCCCCAACGCGCGGTCGATGATATCTCCTTCAGCGTCAAGCGAGGTGAGATCATCGGCTTCCTCGGCCCCAACGGAGCCGGCAAATCGACCACGATGAAGATCGTCACCTGCTACATGCCGCCTACCGATGGGAGCGTAGCGGTCGATGGACTCGACGTTCAGCAGCACTCGATGGAAGTGCGCCGCAAGATCGGTTACCTGCCGGAACTGAATCCCCTCTACGGCGAGATGAACGTCCTCGACTTCCTACGTTATATATCTGCGCTGCGCGAGATTGCGCCCGATCGTCGGTCGTCACGCATCGGTGAAATGGTGGACCTTTGTGGACTCAGCGAGGTGATCCATAAGGACATCCACGAACTCTCCAAGGGGTACCGTCAGCGGGTAGGATTGGCACAGGCGATGATCCACGACCCGGAACTGCTCATCCTCGACGAGCCGACGATCGGCCTCGATCCCAATCAGGTGGTCGATATTCGCAACCTTATAAAGACCCTGGGCCGGGAAAAGACGGTCGTCCTATCGACCCATATTCTCTCTGAGGTGCAAGCCACCTGCGACCGGGCGGTGATCATCAACCGGGGCAGGATCGTCGCCGACAACTCGATTGCGGAACTGCAGCGCGATCTGATGGGCCGCAAGACGATCATCGTCGAATTGTTGGATGCGACCGGCGAAGCCGGGCCGCGATTCGAGGCAGTCAACGGCGTTGAGGAAGTGCGCGAGGTCTTCCCGGATGGCGCGGCCGGTCGGACGTTCCGGCTCACGGTCCGGGGCGATGTCGATCCGCGCGCCGATCTCTTCAACCTTAGCGTCTCGTCGGGCTGGAAGTTGATCGGGCTCGCGGTCGAATCGCGCAGCCTGGAGGATGTCTTCCACCAGTTGACCAAGGCGGCATAG
- a CDS encoding ABC transporter: MNNIRTIFLRELRAYFDAPIAYVVIIAFLLVTGWFFTTNFFVVGQADMRVVFGIVPFIFLFFTPAITMRLISEERKTGTMELLVTMPISDVSIIAGKYLAALTLLTAAVLPTIIYSVSVAFLGNMDGGATVAGYIGLVLMGAAYLAIGTYGSSLTESQVVAFIVSFFLVFGFFLLDKILYILPNWLVTPVEYLSIEHHFQNIQRGVVDSRDIVYYLTLIGLFLFLSARSLAARRWK; this comes from the coding sequence ATGAACAACATCCGCACCATTTTCCTGCGGGAACTTAGGGCTTACTTCGACGCGCCGATTGCCTATGTGGTGATCATCGCATTCCTGCTCGTCACGGGGTGGTTCTTTACAACGAACTTCTTCGTGGTCGGGCAGGCCGACATGCGCGTCGTCTTCGGCATCGTTCCCTTCATCTTCCTCTTCTTCACCCCGGCGATAACGATGCGCCTGATCAGCGAGGAGCGCAAGACCGGCACTATGGAACTCCTCGTCACCATGCCGATCAGCGATGTCAGCATCATTGCCGGGAAGTATCTTGCAGCCTTGACGCTACTTACGGCGGCGGTCTTGCCGACGATCATCTACTCGGTCAGCGTCGCCTTCCTGGGCAATATGGACGGCGGCGCGACCGTCGCCGGTTACATAGGGCTGGTCTTGATGGGTGCGGCCTACCTTGCCATCGGCACCTATGGCTCAAGCCTCACCGAGAGTCAGGTGGTGGCGTTCATCGTCAGTTTCTTCCTCGTCTTCGGTTTCTTCCTGCTCGACAAGATCCTCTACATCTTGCCGAACTGGCTCGTGACGCCGGTCGAGTATCTCTCCATCGAGCACCATTTTCAGAACATCCAGCGGGGCGTGGTCGATTCCCGCGACATCGTATACTATCTGACGCTGATCGGCCTGTTTCTTTTCCTTTCAGCACGGTCGCTCGCAGCGCGGAGGTGGAAGTAA